The proteins below come from a single Frondihabitans peucedani genomic window:
- a CDS encoding CHAP domain-containing protein codes for MNDSSMKMDTSALLSRRSLLVGAGGLSLATIVALSGPAERAHAAAPTTPSDVITLAKSYEGNNLAQMNAIWTSKYDTSADWCATFVSWCLRGTDTGFSRSSEAFYDLCTPVSAANVRQGDIVWYYGVGHIGLVRSHSDGHIRTVEGNAGTGNASTNHVKLYEDPWDTTGRYKFARPKY; via the coding sequence ATGAATGATTCCTCAATGAAGATGGACACCTCAGCCCTGCTGAGCCGGCGCTCGCTCCTTGTCGGAGCTGGCGGACTCTCCCTCGCGACGATCGTCGCTCTCTCCGGCCCCGCCGAACGCGCTCATGCGGCGGCCCCGACCACCCCGTCGGACGTCATCACCCTCGCGAAGAGTTACGAGGGCAACAACCTCGCCCAGATGAATGCCATCTGGACATCGAAGTACGACACCTCAGCCGACTGGTGCGCTACCTTCGTCAGCTGGTGCCTGCGCGGCACCGACACGGGCTTCAGCCGCAGCTCCGAAGCGTTCTACGACCTCTGCACCCCCGTCTCCGCCGCCAACGTCCGCCAGGGCGACATCGTCTGGTACTACGGCGTCGGCCACATCGGACTCGTCCGCTCCCACAGCGACGGACACATCCGCACCGTCGAAGGCAACGCCGGCACCGGAAACGCCTCCACCAACCACGTCAAGCTCTACGAAGACCCCTGGGACACCACCGGCCGATACAAGTTCGCCCGCCCGAAGTACTGA
- a CDS encoding GAF domain-containing protein, producing MEYDAVVVLTGVGDAFELLAPLEWMGHVRALTDALKASTPPGTMITMVGIQPVSSVNVTHTKEHGLVDRWAAALNQMTQTVLLGDPRATYLAPPDIADGRLDDVDRMRFKSPAVYKSWATVLARHLVPVLVGPPPVMKSGEGSPAGTSMSPSRWTTSGTTPSGLTAAAGSNPLEVRRRLAAIHTLGILHSPPEVPLTAIVRRARDLFATQAAVFSVVTDTYQWNKAQVGLPHSQIPIAESFCATTIKTAEPLVVEDAWSDPRIAFDTLIRFYAGCPVMAPDGTRIGALCIFDTHPRDAATIDVGFLQQLAQDISDHLVTPDDTDRLTG from the coding sequence ATGGAGTACGACGCCGTTGTCGTCCTCACCGGCGTGGGCGATGCCTTCGAACTCCTCGCCCCCTTGGAGTGGATGGGACACGTGCGCGCACTGACGGACGCATTGAAAGCATCGACACCGCCCGGGACCATGATCACCATGGTGGGAATTCAACCCGTCAGCTCGGTGAATGTGACTCACACCAAAGAACACGGCCTCGTCGACCGGTGGGCCGCTGCGTTGAACCAGATGACCCAGACCGTCCTCCTCGGCGATCCGCGCGCCACCTACCTGGCCCCACCTGACATCGCCGATGGAAGGCTCGACGACGTCGATCGGATGCGTTTCAAGAGCCCCGCGGTCTACAAATCCTGGGCGACGGTCCTCGCCCGTCACCTCGTGCCCGTTCTCGTTGGCCCCCCTCCGGTGATGAAAAGTGGCGAGGGTTCCCCGGCCGGTACCTCCATGTCGCCAAGTCGGTGGACGACATCCGGTACGACCCCGTCAGGGCTCACCGCCGCTGCGGGCAGCAACCCCTTAGAGGTACGGCGACGCCTCGCAGCCATTCACACTCTCGGGATTCTGCATTCCCCACCAGAAGTTCCTCTCACTGCGATCGTCCGCCGAGCACGGGACTTGTTCGCCACACAGGCTGCGGTGTTCTCCGTGGTGACCGACACATACCAGTGGAACAAAGCACAAGTGGGATTGCCCCACTCCCAAATCCCGATCGCAGAATCGTTTTGCGCGACGACCATCAAGACAGCAGAACCTCTCGTCGTCGAAGACGCCTGGTCGGACCCTCGCATCGCCTTCGACACACTGATCCGCTTCTACGCCGGCTGCCCAGTTATGGCTCCTGACGGGACACGAATCGGAGCGCTGTGCATCTTCGACACCCACCCTCGTGATGCTGCCACCATCGACGTGGGCTTCCTCCAACAACTCGCCCAAGACATCAGCGACCATCTCGTCACGCCCGACGACACCGATCGACTTACCGGATGA
- a CDS encoding RecQ family ATP-dependent DNA helicase: MKNASTDRAAEIARTAAALFEWDDLRPAQFEAVEALLEGRDVVGLMPTGVGKSAIYQVAGAVMERLVVVVSPLIALQADQVAGLVGHPLAPKAIAINSGHTEAENDAGWEQLAAGSVTYVFLAPEQLASDATMDRLRSADVGLLVVDEAHCVSSWGHDFRPDYLHLGEIAEQLGRPPVLALTATGSEPIRDEIIERLRMNDPLVLSRGFDRPNLALSVVRHEEDHEKREAVVRDALSAQVPAIVYVATRRETTVYAAAISAERPDLRVVGYHGGQRSSERGQVHEAFHAGEIDIVVATSAFGMGIDKPDVRTVIHADVPDSLEEYYQEIGRAGRDGSPATAALHYRPEDLALRSFFASGLPGRADLRAVFTTVKAAGRPVGRTAVKDQLSLGKNAVSRLIDLLLEAGALSESRRGFSAVDSMTAEVAAASARDVAETRDRVEKSRIEMMRSFAEHPSRRRHFLLGYFGEDTPESCGNCDNCARVEAGTGQGVEERSDRQDAVPFQIHADVSHRVWGEGTVMSYEADRMTVFFKSEGYKVLALEAVAEHHLLEEVS; the protein is encoded by the coding sequence ATGAAGAACGCGTCCACCGATCGGGCGGCGGAGATCGCGCGTACCGCAGCGGCGCTGTTCGAGTGGGACGACCTGCGCCCAGCTCAGTTCGAAGCGGTCGAGGCACTCCTCGAGGGGCGTGACGTAGTGGGATTGATGCCGACGGGTGTCGGAAAGTCGGCCATCTACCAGGTCGCCGGCGCCGTGATGGAGCGCCTTGTCGTGGTGGTCTCCCCTCTGATCGCTCTGCAGGCCGACCAGGTCGCTGGTCTGGTGGGGCACCCCCTGGCGCCGAAGGCCATTGCCATCAATTCTGGACACACTGAGGCGGAGAATGACGCCGGCTGGGAGCAGCTGGCTGCGGGATCGGTGACGTACGTGTTCCTGGCTCCGGAACAACTCGCCAGCGATGCCACGATGGACAGGCTGCGGTCGGCCGATGTCGGGCTGCTCGTCGTCGACGAAGCCCATTGCGTGTCGTCGTGGGGGCATGACTTCCGGCCCGACTACCTCCACCTCGGCGAGATCGCGGAGCAGCTGGGCCGCCCTCCGGTCCTGGCGCTTACCGCGACCGGCTCCGAGCCGATCCGGGACGAGATCATCGAGCGCCTGCGGATGAACGACCCTCTAGTCCTAAGCCGGGGCTTCGACCGGCCCAATCTCGCTCTGTCCGTGGTCCGCCACGAAGAGGACCACGAAAAGCGAGAGGCGGTCGTCCGCGATGCCCTGTCGGCGCAGGTGCCTGCGATCGTATACGTGGCGACGCGCAGAGAGACGACTGTCTACGCCGCGGCCATCTCTGCCGAGCGTCCTGATCTCAGAGTCGTCGGTTACCACGGCGGACAACGCTCGTCCGAACGGGGACAGGTCCACGAAGCGTTCCATGCTGGCGAGATCGACATCGTCGTGGCGACGAGTGCGTTCGGGATGGGGATCGACAAGCCCGACGTCCGCACCGTCATTCACGCGGACGTGCCGGACTCTCTTGAGGAGTACTACCAGGAGATCGGTCGTGCCGGTCGCGACGGCAGTCCGGCCACGGCGGCTCTGCACTACCGCCCTGAGGATCTCGCCCTTCGTTCCTTCTTCGCTTCCGGGCTTCCGGGAAGGGCAGACCTTCGAGCCGTCTTCACGACTGTCAAAGCTGCCGGTCGTCCCGTCGGCCGCACCGCTGTCAAGGATCAACTCTCCCTGGGAAAGAACGCGGTGTCACGTCTCATCGACCTCTTGCTCGAGGCAGGCGCCCTTTCCGAGAGCAGAAGAGGGTTTTCCGCTGTCGACTCCATGACTGCCGAGGTCGCTGCCGCCTCGGCCAGGGACGTGGCCGAAACACGTGATCGAGTCGAGAAGTCGCGGATCGAGATGATGCGCTCATTCGCCGAGCACCCGAGTCGTCGGCGCCACTTCCTCCTCGGCTACTTCGGAGAGGACACTCCCGAATCGTGCGGCAACTGTGACAACTGCGCCCGGGTCGAGGCCGGCACGGGTCAGGGTGTCGAGGAGCGTTCCGACCGGCAGGATGCTGTGCCCTTCCAGATCCACGCAGATGTGAGCCATCGCGTCTGGGGCGAGGGCACCGTGATGAGCTACGAGGCCGACCGCATGACCGTGTTCTTCAAATCGGAAGGATACAAAGTCCTCGCCCTCGAGGCCGTCGCCGAGCACCACCTCCTCGAAGAGGTTTCCTGA
- a CDS encoding PDDEXK nuclease domain-containing protein: protein MATLKDQVLTARFTAQRRVNNELVGLYWRIGDTIAERQAAEGWGAKVIARLAADLRAAFPDMKGFSPRNLTYMRTLAGAWPDPATAQQAVAQLPWGHVTVLLDRLNDQALRSWYTDQALAHGWSRNVLEHHIKTQAHTRFEAAPSNFDRVLGRTDSDLAQQITRDPYVLDFLAVNGDVKERGLEQALVDRIIDTLRELGDGFAFVGRQVHFDVEGDDLFVDLLSFHVEQLRYVVIELKTGRFKPENLGQLGFYVALVDDKLRRPQHAETVGLLLVTNKNDAVVRYSLGSQQTPIEVASYDLLPPGIQAALPPEEDLATALNRVDPDDE, encoded by the coding sequence TTGGCGACCCTCAAAGACCAGGTGCTCACGGCGAGGTTCACCGCGCAACGCCGCGTGAACAACGAGCTGGTGGGCCTGTATTGGCGGATCGGCGACACGATCGCCGAACGGCAGGCCGCGGAAGGGTGGGGAGCGAAGGTCATCGCTCGGCTTGCCGCAGATCTTCGCGCTGCGTTCCCCGACATGAAGGGTTTCTCCCCACGGAATCTGACGTACATGCGGACACTCGCCGGAGCGTGGCCGGATCCGGCAACTGCGCAACAGGCTGTTGCGCAATTGCCATGGGGTCACGTCACCGTCCTCCTGGATCGTCTCAACGACCAGGCGCTCCGGTCCTGGTACACGGACCAAGCACTGGCCCATGGTTGGTCTCGGAACGTCCTCGAGCACCACATCAAGACGCAGGCCCACACCAGGTTCGAGGCGGCCCCGTCGAACTTCGACCGAGTCCTCGGCCGGACAGATTCTGATCTCGCCCAGCAGATCACAAGGGACCCCTACGTTCTCGATTTCCTCGCCGTCAACGGTGATGTCAAGGAACGCGGCCTTGAGCAGGCCCTTGTCGACCGGATCATCGACACGCTCCGCGAGCTCGGCGACGGCTTCGCGTTCGTCGGCCGGCAAGTTCACTTCGACGTCGAGGGCGACGACCTCTTCGTCGACCTGCTGTCCTTCCACGTCGAGCAGCTCCGCTATGTCGTCATCGAGCTGAAGACAGGAAGATTCAAACCCGAAAACCTCGGTCAGTTGGGCTTCTACGTGGCGTTGGTCGATGACAAGCTCCGCCGCCCCCAGCACGCAGAGACGGTCGGGTTGCTCCTCGTGACGAACAAGAACGACGCTGTCGTCCGCTACTCACTCGGATCACAGCAGACCCCGATCGAAGTTGCCAGCTACGACTTGCTCCCTCCAGGCATCCAAGCCGCTCTTCCGCCGGAGGAAGACCTCGCTACTGCCTTGAATCGGGTGGACCCGGATGACGAGTGA